One window of the Suricata suricatta isolate VVHF042 chromosome 7, meerkat_22Aug2017_6uvM2_HiC, whole genome shotgun sequence genome contains the following:
- the ENPP5 gene encoding ectonucleotide pyrophosphatase/phosphodiesterase family member 5: protein MTSKLLWVSFTLAALIFSITFSLQPDQQKVLLVSFDGFRWDYLYRVPTPHFHYVMKYGIHVKQVTNIFITKTYPNHYTLVTGLFAENHGIIANDIFDPILNKSFSLDNMNIYDSEFWEEATPIWITNQKAGHSSGAAMWPGADVKIHNSFPTHYMPYNESVSFEDRVAKIIEWFTSKEPINLGLLYWEDPDDMGHHLGPESPLMGPVISDIDKKLGYLIQMLKKAKLWNILNLIITSDHGMTQCSEERVIELDQYLDKDHYILIDQSPVAAILPKEGKFDEVYEALVHAHPNLTVYKKEEIPERWHYKYNNRIQPILAVADEGWHILQNKSDNFLLGNHGYDNALAEMHPIFLAHGPAFRKNFTKEAMNSTDLYPLLCHLLNITGMPHNGSFGNVQDLLRSTAPSVVPHTRSPTLLHGSVRPREYEHEASYAYFLGVSLGSVLVIVFFVIFIKHLIRSQIPALPDMQAEIAQPLLQA, encoded by the exons ATGACTTCAAAACTTCTCTGGGTATCCTTCACACTTGCTGcattaatattttcaattacGTTTTCTCTCCAACCAGACCAACAAAAGGTTCTACTGGTTTCATTTGATGGATTCCGTTGGGATTACTTATATAGAGTTCCAACACCCCATTTTCATTATGTCATGAAGTATGGTATTCATGTGAAGCAagttactaatatttttattacaaagacCTACCCTAACCATTATACTTTGGTAACTGGCCTCTTCGCAGAGAATCATGggatcattgcaaatgacatatttgatccTATTCTGAATAAATCTTTCTCCTTGGATAACATGAACATTTATGATTCTGAGTTTTGGGAAGAAGCAACGCCGATATGGATCACCAATCAGAAGGCAGGACATTCTAGTGGTGCAGCCATGTGGCCTGGAGCCgatgtaaaaatacataatagCTTTCCTACTCACTACATGCCTTACAATGAGTCTGTTTCATTTGAAGATAGAGTTGCCAAAATTATTGAATGGTTTACATCAAAAGAGCCCATAAATCTCGGTCTTCTTTATTGGGAAGACCCTGATGATATGGGCCACCATTTGGGACCCGAGAGTCCGCTCATGGGGCCGGTCATTTCGGATATTGACAAGAAGTTGGGATATCTCATACAAATGCTGAAAAAGGCAAAGTTGTGGAATATTCTGAACCTAATTATTACAAGTGATCACGGAATGACCCAGTGTTCTGAAGAAAGGGTAATAGAACTTGATCAGTATCTGGATAAAGACCACTATATTCTCATTGACCAATCTCCAGTAGCGGCCATCTTGCCAAAAGAAG GTAAATTTGATGAAGTCTATGAAGCACTAGTTCATGCTCATCCGAATCTTACTGTTTACAAAAAAGAAGAGATTCCAGAGAGATGGCATTACAAATACAACAATCGAATTCAACCAATCCTGGCAGTGGCTGATGAAGGCTGGCATATTTTACAGAATAAGTCAGACAACTTTCTGT TGGGCAACCATGGATACGATAATGCATTAGCAGAAATGCATCCAATATTTTTAGCCCACGGTCCTGCCTTCAGAAAGAATTTCACAAAAGAAGCCATGAACTCCACAGATCTGTACCCCCTGCTCTGTCACCTCCTCAATATCACTGGCATGCCACACAATGGGTCATTCGGGAACGTCCAGGATCTGCTCCGTTCCACAGCCCCAAGCGTGGTTCCTCACACGCGGAGTCCTACACTCCTCCACGGTAGCGTCAGGCCAAGGGAGTATGAGCACGAGGCGTCATATGCGTATTTCCTAGGGGTCTCTCTTGGAAGCGTTCTGGTGATCgtattttttgtgattttcattaaacatttaattcGCAGCCAAATACCTGCCTTACCAGACATGCAGGCTGAAATAGCCCAACCGCTATTACAGGCCTAA